Within Saccharomycodes ludwigii strain NBRC 1722 chromosome IV, whole genome shotgun sequence, the genomic segment aattgTGTGGTggtgtaaaaaaaaaaagaaattttaattctCTTCTAGTTATAAGCTAAGCTGTAATTTCATACAACTACATTTCAACTTGTTTAAAGATTGTTTCATATAAAATACCctagtttttttctttccttttcttttctttccttttcttctttcacTGTTATTtagtaacaaaataaaaatatacatgtACAAATGATAATCGCAGTAGATTCTGATAAGCCGTTCCCAATCAACCAATATCTAAATAACCCTGAGAATGTACTAGTATTAGATGGTGGTCAAGGTACCGAATTAGAAAGGAGAggattaaatataaaccaTTCGTTGTGGTCTACATTAccttttttggaaaattcaGCATGTtctaaagataataaatactTGCAAGTCATTAAGGATATGTATGTTGATTTCATTAATAACGGGTCTAACGGTTTAATGACATTAACTTACCAATCAAGCTATGCTAGCTTGATAAAGTATAGTGATGGTAGAATCAATAATTTATCGGAGTATACTGCATTTTTGAATTCAATCGTGGACTTTGTATATAGCATATTGAAGGAACAAGGCACAGTCAATGGCAAACCTCTATATTTGCTTGGGAGCATTGGGCCATATGCTTCATACTTATCCAATGGATCGGAATATACAGGTAATTATAACATTAACGACGATCATATAGATTTTATCAACTATTATAGCCCACAGTTAAGTAATTTCATTGAAAATGACAAAATCGACTTGATTGCATTCGAAACTATTCCCAATTTTCAAGAATTCTCCAGTATTTTATCGTTAAAATTCCTGAACCATTTCATACCATTACACGAAAAGGGTCTAaaaccattttttatttctattactgttgatgatgaaacTGGCAACCTTAGAGCTGGAACCACTTATAGCGAACTCTGCAATTATATCATCAAATTTGTCACAGAAAATGCCAAGGAAAATCATGAGCATATCATTCTATCCTCTTTGGTTGGATTTGGTATGAACTGTTTCGCCAAAAAGAACTCtgttgaatttttaaacaagTACAATAGTTATCTAAAGGAACATTATCCCCCTGAGTTTAGAAACAATTCTAATGTAAAGTATTTTAACGTCATATACCCTAATAGTGGAGAAGTTTATGATGGTCAAACACGTACCTGGAGTCACtctgataatgatgatatcCACAACTATAGCTGGTCCAATTTGGTTGAGAATTTTGTCAATGTTCAGCACTGTAAAATCATTGGTGGGTGCTGTAGAACTACTCCTGGtgatataaaagaaatctCAACAGCTATaaatgttgttgttgctgctgctgctgatgttgaataattaaataaagaaaattaaaaaggaacGGTGGCTAGTTAATTAGTTAATTAATTAAGTTAAACTATTTTAGATAAATTatatgaagaagaagaaaaaatatataacatAACATTTCAGTGATACATAAATCAAGAACTGCgttcaaataataacctTTCATTAGTTGGTAACTGGACAGCGTTGGCAATTAAATAagaattttctttatttgcAACACCCGCATAAGCATTGTACCATCCAAACATGGAAGCTATGACACCAATGACACCACCTGCCCTAATACATCCAACACTATTGGCAAAGTTACCAATgctcaataataaaaatgttaaagctaaaaagaaaaataaccCAAAAAACGCAACTGTTGACTTCAAAGTGCATATAGTTAATCCATATGTGAAAATAGCCCAACCTAATAGGAAAAACCCAACACCATTTCTAAATTCCTCATCATGTCCCTCATAGGCATCTATAACTCCAAACCATGGAATATACAATGCAGAATAGCTCATCCAAAATGCGCCGTATGACGTCAAAGCAGTGGCACCAAACGTGTTTTCAATAGCCATTAACCAAATACCAGAGATAACTTCAGCAACGCCGCCATAAAAAATAGCTACACCAACGACAACATTTGGTACAGTGATACCCATAGCTCTTGCATTATACATACTTAATACAAATGTAGTTAATGCAAATGCGCTCAAGCCTAAGGGTACCGGATTCGCAAATTTGTGCGTAGATTCCGGAGCTAACCCTGGGTTCAAAGTACCACCAAAAGCTTGATACAATTCATcctttaaaaacttttgtCTACCAATCATAATATATTCATTGTTGTCACCACTAgtagttattttttggattaAGTTTTCGTTGTtagtatcattatcatttgcACTTTGTTTTTCGTGTCTGTTTTGAGACCTACTACTCGTATTAGAAGTGGTACTTAAAGAAGGGCTAACAACAGTATtgtctttttgttttgctgcaattgttgttgtggaAGTTTGTGGTTGTGAAgacatttttctttttttttttttttatgtatatttcttaatttccttgtagtttattttttttcttgtggtaattgtattttatttttgatcttgtttgattctttttttttaaaaaaataaggaaaaCTCGCTCTAATGATTTcctatatataaatatcaaatattttagtttATAGAAATGACTTTAGTTTTTGTGTAATCCATTGTtttaagaaagaaagaaggaaaagaaaaaaagggagggaaagaaaacaaaaaaagaaaaaaaagaaaaaaagagagagagaaagaaagaaagaaagaaagaaaaaaaaaaaaagtttagagaattgaaatatatatatttttatataaagatgtttatattgttattaattattgtttttattgtagTTGAATATAATATGGAACTTCAGtgacaaataataatatatattattttagtGTAGAATTTAGCCGTGTTTACTTCAGCCTTTCATATTTTGTCCTTTGTTTACTTATTAATTGATATAATTACTTAAATATGTAAATACTCCAAAgacaatataataataaaggtGGGGAATTCATATTTCTTGTCTTCTTTTTACAGGGTCttttaagaaaagaaagaaaaaaaaaaaaaaaaaaaatggaggAATGTAGAGAAGAGAATAAGGGAGgcaaataattattaaatatctTATTATAtcgccttttttttttctattctcagcaaaacaaatatattcgttttttttttttataaagtaTGAAACACTCCat encodes:
- a CDS encoding acetate uptake transporter family protein (similar to Saccharomyces cerevisiae YNR002C | ATO2 | Ammonia (Ammonium) Transport Outward (paralog of YCR010C | ADY2)) yields the protein MSSQPQTSTTTIAAKQKDNTVVSPSLSTTSNTSSRSQNRHEKQSANDNDTNNENLIQKITTSGDNNEYIMIGRQKFLKDELYQAFGGTLNPGLAPESTHKFANPVPLGLSAFALTTFVLSMYNARAMGITVPNVVVGVAIFYGGVAEVISGIWLMAIENTFGATALTSYGAFWMSYSALYIPWFGVIDAYEGHDEEFRNGVGFFLLGWAIFTYGLTICTLKSTVAFFGLFFFLALTFLLLSIGNFANSVGCIRAGGVIGVIASMFGWYNAYAGVANKENSYLIANAVQLPTNERLLFERSS
- a CDS encoding uncharacterized protein (similar to Saccharomyces cerevisiae YPL273W | SAM4 | S-AdenosylMethionine metabolism), with product MIIAVDSDKPFPINQYLNNPENVLVLDGGQGTELERRGLNINHSLWSTLPFLENSACSKDNKYLQVIKDMYVDFINNGSNGLMTLTYQSSYASLIKYSDGRINNLSEYTAFLNSIVDFVYSILKEQGTVNGKPLYLLGSIGPYASYLSNGSEYTGNYNINDDHIDFINYYSPQLSNFIENDKIDLIAFETIPNFQEFSSILSLKFLNHFIPLHEKGLKPFFISITVDDETGNLRAGTTYSELCNYIIKFVTENAKENHEHIILSSLVGFGMNCFAKKNSVEFLNKYNSYLKEHYPPEFRNNSNVKYFNVIYPNSGEVYDGQTRTWSHSDNDDIHNYSWSNLVENFVNVQHCKIIGGCCRTTPGDIKEISTAINVVVAAAADVE